A genome region from Salvia splendens isolate huo1 chromosome 19, SspV2, whole genome shotgun sequence includes the following:
- the LOC121779897 gene encoding uncharacterized protein LOC121779897 isoform X3 — MHGSRGFLGCCTKPPLVISVDEPSKGLKIQGQRVKKHSLTEDFWSPSSLDMDNSAFPSYRSVSSISTSNQTLDTNSSTGGTSSSSEFVNHGLLLWNQTRQQWVGNKGPQEPGQAQEPKLSFNATYESLLGTNKPFPQPIPLPEMVDFLVDVWEQEGLYD; from the exons AGCAGAGGTTTTCTTGGATGCTGTACCAAGCCACCGCTTGTAATTTCTGTGGATGAGCCATCTAAGGGGCTCAAGATTCAAGGCCAGCGCGTGAAGAAACATAGTTTAACAGAGGACTTTTGGAGCCCCAGTTCGCTTGATATGGATAATAGTGCCTTTCCATCTTATAGAAGTGTCTCGTCAATCAGCACTTCAAACCAAACACTTGATACTAATAGTAGCACCGGCGGCACAAGCAGCTCCTCCGAATTCGTAAATCATG GGCTTCTTCTGTGGAACCAAACAAGACAGCAGTGGGTAGGAAACAAAGGACCCCAGGAACCAGGACAAGCGCAAGAGCCTAAATTGAG TTTCAACGCCACGTATGAGAGTTTGCTGGGGACCAACAAGCCATTCCCCCAACCCATCCCATTGCCG GAAATGGTTGATTTCCTAGTTGACGTTTGGGAGCAAGAAGGGCTTTATGATTGA
- the LOC121779897 gene encoding uncharacterized protein LOC121779897 isoform X2 produces MLRIRISRGFLGCCTKPPLVISVDEPSKGLKIQGQRVKKHSLTEDFWSPSSLDMDNSAFPSYRSVSSISTSNQTLDTNSSTGGTSSSSEFVNHGLLLWNQTRQQWVGNKGPQEPGQAQEPKLSFNATYESLLGTNKPFPQPIPLPEMVDFLVDVWEQEGLYD; encoded by the exons AGCAGAGGTTTTCTTGGATGCTGTACCAAGCCACCGCTTGTAATTTCTGTGGATGAGCCATCTAAGGGGCTCAAGATTCAAGGCCAGCGCGTGAAGAAACATAGTTTAACAGAGGACTTTTGGAGCCCCAGTTCGCTTGATATGGATAATAGTGCCTTTCCATCTTATAGAAGTGTCTCGTCAATCAGCACTTCAAACCAAACACTTGATACTAATAGTAGCACCGGCGGCACAAGCAGCTCCTCCGAATTCGTAAATCATG GGCTTCTTCTGTGGAACCAAACAAGACAGCAGTGGGTAGGAAACAAAGGACCCCAGGAACCAGGACAAGCGCAAGAGCCTAAATTGAG TTTCAACGCCACGTATGAGAGTTTGCTGGGGACCAACAAGCCATTCCCCCAACCCATCCCATTGCCG GAAATGGTTGATTTCCTAGTTGACGTTTGGGAGCAAGAAGGGCTTTATGATTGA
- the LOC121779897 gene encoding uncharacterized protein LOC121779897 isoform X4: MGGFLGCCTKPPLVISVDEPSKGLKIQGQRVKKHSLTEDFWSPSSLDMDNSAFPSYRSVSSISTSNQTLDTNSSTGGTSSSSEFVNHGLLLWNQTRQQWVGNKGPQEPGQAQEPKLSFNATYESLLGTNKPFPQPIPLPEMVDFLVDVWEQEGLYD, encoded by the exons AGGTTTTCTTGGATGCTGTACCAAGCCACCGCTTGTAATTTCTGTGGATGAGCCATCTAAGGGGCTCAAGATTCAAGGCCAGCGCGTGAAGAAACATAGTTTAACAGAGGACTTTTGGAGCCCCAGTTCGCTTGATATGGATAATAGTGCCTTTCCATCTTATAGAAGTGTCTCGTCAATCAGCACTTCAAACCAAACACTTGATACTAATAGTAGCACCGGCGGCACAAGCAGCTCCTCCGAATTCGTAAATCATG GGCTTCTTCTGTGGAACCAAACAAGACAGCAGTGGGTAGGAAACAAAGGACCCCAGGAACCAGGACAAGCGCAAGAGCCTAAATTGAG TTTCAACGCCACGTATGAGAGTTTGCTGGGGACCAACAAGCCATTCCCCCAACCCATCCCATTGCCG GAAATGGTTGATTTCCTAGTTGACGTTTGGGAGCAAGAAGGGCTTTATGATTGA
- the LOC121779897 gene encoding uncharacterized protein LOC121779897 isoform X5, translating into MDNSAFPSYRSVSSISTSNQTLDTNSSTGGTSSSSEFVNHGLLLWNQTRQQWVGNKGPQEPGQAQEPKLSFNATYESLLGTNKPFPQPIPLPEMVDFLVDVWEQEGLYD; encoded by the exons ATGGATAATAGTGCCTTTCCATCTTATAGAAGTGTCTCGTCAATCAGCACTTCAAACCAAACACTTGATACTAATAGTAGCACCGGCGGCACAAGCAGCTCCTCCGAATTCGTAAATCATG GGCTTCTTCTGTGGAACCAAACAAGACAGCAGTGGGTAGGAAACAAAGGACCCCAGGAACCAGGACAAGCGCAAGAGCCTAAATTGAG TTTCAACGCCACGTATGAGAGTTTGCTGGGGACCAACAAGCCATTCCCCCAACCCATCCCATTGCCG GAAATGGTTGATTTCCTAGTTGACGTTTGGGAGCAAGAAGGGCTTTATGATTGA